The nucleotide window GAACAGGTTGCTGCGGCTGGAAATAATATTTTTTCGAAGGGTTATGATCAATCCAAGGCCTACAGTAACAAGGAAAGTGGGCAAACTGCCTTCATGAATTATGTTGGTGCCGCAGGAGGGTGGGGTGGCGCGATGGTTCAAGATAATGTGTACCAAATTGGTCAATATCTAACCTCTGATGGTTGTTATGAAATGACCTTTCTGGACCCACAGGCCAGAGATTTTTGGTCTGCAACTGTCTACAATGGTGATGGCTACCTCTTTAACGATAACGCGAACATCTCAAGTGAGATGAACCCTGCCAAAAATCAAGATGGCACTTATACCGTTCGGTTTGGATGTGACGGCCAGCCCAACAATGTGCCTATTCGTGAAGGGAATTTAACGGGTCGATTTAACGTTGTCATGAGGCATTACGGACCTAGCGATATGGTGAAAACAGGCCAAAAGGGCTACAATCCAACGCTTGACATTAAAAAAATTAAATAACGGCATTGGTTTTTTGTTTGGTCCGTATCAATACGAAGTAGCGAATATTTTGCTGTGATGCTCAAGGGTTATGACCCCAAGATCGCTGTGCATTCAAGACGTTCTTGGCAAGCGTCACGCCGATGCAATCGAAGGCTGATCACTTGGGCGAGATAGCGCGCATCGTCACTGACCCCGCAGAAGCGTCCGGAACCCCACGTATGCAGCCATGGCAAACCGATGAAATACAGACCAGCACTTTTGGTGACGCCGCGATCATGGGCCGGCAACCCACTCCCATCAAAAACGGGCGCATCAATCCAGCTGAAATCGCTGCGATATCCCGTACACCAGATCACCGCAGCAAGGGGCTGAGTATTCAAATCAATGCCAGGGTCATCCACCGGTGAGGGTTGCCAACAGGGGGAATACGCCGGTTCGATCGGTGCATCGATCCCTTCTTGCTCAATCCAGTTGTCAATGCTGGTGCGGATGCGGCAATACACCGCATCGGCTTGATCGAGATTGGCAGCCAAGTCATCGGCGAAGCCGATCTGCTCCCTCGTGATCGTCGACAGTCGCCCATGCAAGTGCATTCCCTCCATGGCGCGTTGACGAAGATCAATCTCACGCCCGCCGTCACGTCCCGTGAGGTAGTGGTTCGTTTTTGCTCGAACGGATCGTGGCTCAGCATGATCGCTAATCGGCATGGCGTAGTACCCCATGCGATCCAGCCAATCCACAACGTCTTTGCCGCGATAGCGACGCGGAGATCGAGGTGCACGACCCACACTCAGATGGACGGAACGACCCGCAAGATGGAGGTCTTCAGCGATCTGGCTACCTGATTGGCCATTGCCGACGACCAGGACTGGACCATCTGGGAGTGACTCTGGGTTTCGGTAGGAGCGTGCATCCAGTTGCTGCACAGCAGCTGGAAGGCGTTCGGAGAATGGATGACGTCGGGGAATGTGATAGCCCCCAGTGGCAACGATGACGTGTTCGGCTTCGATGACTCCCTCACTGGTGTCGAGTCGATACCCATTCACAATGGGGGTCAGCCGTGAGACAGCGACACCCTCGCGCAGATCAGCGTTGACATGCTGAGCAAACCTCTGCAGGTAATCAACAATCGACGACTTGCCCATGAAGCCGCCTGGGTTGTCTCCGTTGTAAGGGAAATCGGGTAGGCGACATTGCCAGTTCGGTGTCACCAGGCAGAACGAATCCCAGCGCTGTTGATCCCAGGCGTACGCCACACGGTGCTTTTCGAGAACCAGCGGTCGTATCCCTTGTTGCTGCAACGCATAGGCAGCAGAAAGGCCAGCTTGGCCGGCACCGATGACGACTGCTGAACGGCGCTGAAGTGATGGATTGGATTCAGAAATCACTTGCAACGTCGATGTACTGACAACTCTATTTCTGGAAAAATGAAGAAAGCTGTAGTGAAAAGCACTGAATAGGCAATCGAGTTGTCTCTCTCAGTCGTTGGTTTTGTTGCAATCAGCACATCGCTGAAGGCAGTGAAGGAGTCACGATTGAATTGCTTATGGAAACTTTACATGCCTGCTGTTGATCGTCCCGCCAATCAACCCGGTGACTTCCTTGTTGACTACGAGGAAAAAGTATTTCCTGACGTCAAAGCCGAGCCTGGTGAAAAGGCTCTTGTCACATTTCATACCGTTGCCTTTGAAGGTTCCATCGGACTGGTCAACCTCCTCCAAGCCAGTCGTCTGATCAATAAAGGCTTCGAGACCTCTGTTCTCCTCTACGGTCCTGGGGTCACGCTGGGTGTGATGCGAGGCTTCCCAAAGCTTGGTGATGCGGCATTTGATGGACATTTGAACTTCAATGCTCGCCTTCAGAAATTTATGGATCAAGGCGGAAAAGTGTATGCCTGTCGTTTTGCTTTGCAGGCGCTTTATGGCCATGGCGAGAAAGCTCTGATGCCTGGAATTACACCTGTGAACCCTCTTGATGTTCTCGACATCGTCTTGATGCACCGCAAAGAGGGCGCCTTCATTCTTGACACCTGGACGCTTTGATTCTGCCTGGAGGCTCTCCACTGTGACCACTGTCAAAGTTGCTGCCGCTCAGATCCGTCCTGTGCTGTTCAGTCTGGATGGATCCCTCCAGAGAGTTCTGGATGCGATGGCCGAAGCAGCTGCCCAAGGGGTTCAACTGATCGTTTTCCCCGAAACATTTCTCCCCTACTACCCCTACTTTTCCTTCGTTGAATCTCCGGTTTTGATGGGACGATCCCATCTGGCTCTCTATGAGCAAGCCGTTGTCGTTCCAGGGCCTGTCACCGATGCCGTTGGCGCCGCTGCTCGTCAGCACGGCATGCAGGTTCTGTTAGGCGTTAACGAGCGTGATCGGGGAACGCTTTACAACACGCAGTTGTTGTTCAACAGCTGCGGTGAGCTGGTTCTGAAACGGCGGAAAATCACGCCGACTTATCACGAGCGAATGGTTTGGGGCCAAGGAGATGGCTCAGGCCTGAAGGTGGTGCCGACGCCTCTGGCTCGCGTCGGCGCTCTGGCCTGCTGGGAGCACTACAACCCCCTGGCCCGTTACGCCTTGATGGCTCAGGGGGAGGAGATTCACTGCGCTCAGTTCCCTGGCTCGCTGGTGGGACCGATCTTCAGTGAACAGACCGCCGTGACAATGCGTCATCACGCTCTTGAGGCCGGTTGTTTCGTGATCTGTTCCACCGGCTGGCTGGACCCCGAGGACTTTGCGTTGATCACCCCAGAGACGTCTCTGCACAAGGCCTTTCAAGGTGGATGTCACACCGCTGTGATCAGCCCCGAAGGCCGTTATCTGGCTGGACCTCTCCCCGATGGTGAAGGGTTGGCGATTGCTGATCTGGATTTCGCACTGATCACCAAGCGCAAACGAATGATGGACAGCGTCGGCCATTACAGCCGTCCTGAGCTGTTGTCCCTGCAGATCAACAGTTCGCCAGCGCTTCCTGTTCAAGACATGTCCACGTCGTCGGTTTCCTTGGAGCCGGCCGCGGTGTCCGACTCCCTGTCATCGATGGAGGCTTTGAACCATGTCTGAGCTTGGTCGCTTGGTTACAGAACTCCAGGTGCATGGCGTTCGGGTTGACCCGGTCAAGGGCAACCCCGGCCGGCGAGGAGGTGCTGGGCCTTCTGACCACCGTGCCTTGGATCTCGATGGCACCACCGTGATGGTGCCCGTTTACAACGATGCCTCTGCAGCCTCGCCTTACAAGCTGGCATCCACTGGCACGTCACTTTCGATCGATGGTCCAGAGCAGTCCTGCGCTCCAGTGATCACAACCCCACGGGAGCCAACGTTTTACGGCTTGAGCACAGCCGACGGTATTTCCTATCGATCGATTGCCTTGCTGCACAGCAATGACGTTTTGGCCACCACGTTGCTGCAGACCTGCATCCGCTTCCGGGACCGATCCCAGTCTTGTCAGTTCTGTGCCATTGAACAGTCGATCGACGACGGGGCTTTGATTCGGAAAACACCCGAGCAGGTGGCGGAGGTGGCGGAGGCTGCCGTCCGGCTTGACGGGGTCAAGCAACTGGTGATGACCACCGGTACGCCGAACAGTGACGACCGCGGCGCTCGTCTGATGGCTGAAACCGCTGAAGCGGTGAAACGTCGAGTGGATCTGCCGATCCAGGGGCAATGTGAACCGCCGGAGGATCCACGCTGGTATCAGCGCATGAAGGACTCTGGAATCGACAGCCTTGGCATGCACCTTGAGGTGGTGGAGCCGGATGTGCGCCGTCGGATCCTTCCCGGGAAATCAGAGCTCACCCTTGAACGGTATTACGAGGCCTTCGCCGACGCCGTTGAAGTGTTCGGTCGTGGTGAAGTGTCGACGTATCTGTTGGCTGGCCTCGGTGACAGCAAAGACGCTTTGCTGGCCTGCAGTCGCCGTCTGATCGAACTCGGGGTCTACCCCTTCGTGGTGCCCTTTGTTCCGATCTCTGGAACTCCGCTTGAGAGTCATTCTTCTCCGGATAGTTCCTTCATGGTCGACGTGTATCAGGGTGTTGCCGAGATGCTGAACGCGGGGGATCTGCGCTCAGAGCAGATGTCCGCCGGCTGTGCCAAATGCGGAGCTTGTTCCGCGCTCTCCCTTTTTGAATCGGTGTCGTAGTCATGGTTTCTTGTCTTGATCCCAGCAGCCGCGGCATTGGTCGCAGCAAAAGTTCCGCGCCTCATTTGTTCACGCCATCTGTGCGCTGCGGCATTGGTATTGATGCTGATGATTTCCGCCTGTCTCCGACAGCGAGTTCCGATCGTTTCACCTTTCATCTTCTTCGCGCTGATTCCTTCCTGATCCAGGGGTATTGGTCGTTGCGGCGCAGCATCTTTTGCAGCGAGCAGCATGTGTTTGAAGACTCAGATCGAGATGAACTTGATGCGATTGCCTATCCGATTGCGGCGTTGCATCACAGCTCAGACTCAGAGCATGACGATGCCGATGAAACCAATGTGGTGGGAGTGGTTCGGATTGTGGAAACGGAGCCGCGACATTGGTATGGCGGTCGCCTCGGAGTGCATTCCGACTTCCGCCGTCATAACCAGATTGGGAAGGGGTTGATCTGGAAAGCTGTCACCACCGCCAATGGTTGGGGATGTGATCGTTTCTGCGCCACGGTGCAGATTCAGAACGTGCGTTTTTTTCGCCGCTTGCACTGGACCTCGATCGATGAGCTTGAGATCCGTGGCATCCGTCACCACCTGATGGAAGCTGATCTCGATTACTACATGCCCTCACGTGAACAACGGCCGATCGTCTCGCATCACCTTTCAGTTGCGGCGTGAATGACGTGGGGCTGGTGAACGTCTTGCGCACGACCAGTGGCCTGTTGGCCAAGAGCGATATTCGCTCGGCCGCTGCCACCTTTGGCCATCAGCCCTTTCCTCAGCTGGGATTGGCAGGAATGCTCGGTGATGATGCTGCGGTGCTTCCCGCTCAGGCCGGTCAACTGTTATTGGCCTGTGAGGGGATGCATCCCGGTCTTGTTGAAGAGGACCCATGGTTTGCCGGCTGGAGTGGGGTCTTGGTCAACCTCAGTGATATCGCCGCAATGGGAGGACGTCCTCTGGCTCTCGTGAACAGTGTCTGGAGCACCGATGCAGAGGGAATCAGCGCCTTAATGGAGGGCATGCGATTCGCGTGTGATCGCTTCGGTGTCCCCATGGTGGGTGGCCACTCCAACCAGCAGAGCTCTTATCAGGCGCTCTCTGTTTCCGTTCTGGGCGTGGCGGATGGTCCCGTCCTGTCCGCTCGTTCAGCACGTCCCGGCGATGAGCTTTGGATGCTGGTCAACAAAGCTGGAGGCTTCTATCGCCACTACCCCTTCTGGGATGCCGCGACACTTGCTTCTCCCGAGCACCTTCGTGCACAACTTGCTTTGCTGCCATCGCTGGCTGCGGAGCAGCTGGTGCATGCCGCCAAGGACATCAGCATGGGAGGAATCACCGGTACTGCCGTGATGTTTGCTGAGGCTTGTGGTCATCAATTGCTCCTTGACCTCGACGCCGTGGAACGTCCAGAAGACATCCACGAGGAGGCCTGGCTGACCTGCTTCCCGAGTTTTGGCTACCTGCTGGCTGTGGACCCCTCCCGCACTGCAGCTTTGGCGCAGCAGGTATCACGCGATCCGACGCTGATTTGCTGCCGTATCGGACACTTTGCTTTGGGCGATTGCAGCGTGGTTTTGAAACATTTAGGTGCGATCCATCACTTCTGGGATGGGACTGATGCACTCACTGGTTTTGGCTGTGTTCGATGAGACAGTCATGGGCGATGTTGCCGTGCAAGATCTTTGAATTGAGCATCGATCAATGCCTGAAGTTCGACTTCAACTGGAGTGGCCTGATGGGCAAGCCAGTACGTTATATTCACCATCAACGGTGATTCTCGATTACTTCAAATCTGACGAATCGTTGTTGGTTTCTGAGCTCGAATTGCGTGGCATCGAAGCCCTTCGCGCGGCATCAGAGCGCGTTCGCGAACGTTATGGATTTGCCTGCACGCGTACGGATGAAGAGGCATCCCGGCTGCGCCAGTGGATCTCCCGTTACAACTCCGATGACACTGTTCGTGTTACTGGACCCCTGTCTTAATGATCACTCCTTTACTTAGCCGCCTTCAATGTCTGGAAAACCTCCTTTCCCCCCATTCACCCTCGAGACCGCTCGCCAGAAAGCGCGCATGGCGGAAAATGCATGGAACAGCAAGGATCCCGAGAAGGTCTCCCTGGCTTACACCGAAGACAGCGTGTGGAGAAACCGCAGTGAGTTCATTCATGGTCGTGCTGAAATCCTGGCCTTCTTACAGCGCAAATGGGCCAAGGAGCTGGATTACAAACTGATCAAAGAGGTTTGGGCTTGCAGCGACAATCGCATTGCTGTTCGTTTTCAGTACGAATGGCATGACGCGGAGGGGCAGTGGTTTCGCGCCCATGGCAATGAGAACTGGGAATTTGCTGAGAATGGTTTGATGCGCCGTCGTGAGGCGAGCATCAACGATGTGCCGATTGGAGACGGCGATCGCTTGTTCACCTGGGGCGGTGGACCGAGGCCCGATGACTTCCCAGGCTTGACAGAGTTGGGGCTTTGACGTGATGGAGCTGCAGAGCCACCCGCTGCCGCAGGCGATTGACTCAATGGCTGGCCTGCGGCTCTTCATGGAACATCACGTCTTTGCCGTGTGGGATTTCATGCAATTGCTCAAAGCCCTGCAGCAGCACCTGGCCCCTTCTGGGGTGCCGTGGACGCCCCCATCCCACCCGCAGTTGGCCGGTCTGATCAACAGTTTGGTGGCGGAGGAGGAATGCGATCTGCTTCCTAACAGCCTTGGGGGGCCGCTGTATCTGTCCCATTTCGCGATTTACCGCAAAGCGATGGAGGAGATCGGTGCGGACACCACGGTGATTGATGCAATGCTGCAACAGGCGTCCAGCGGCGATTGGCCCCGCGCCCTTCGCCAGGTTGGGATCCCTGAGCCCGCTGCGCGATTTCTTTGCACGACCCAAGCGTTGATCGCCTCCGGTGAAGTCCATGCACTGGCAGCGGCGTTTGCTTACGGCCGGGAGCTTTTAGTTCCCGATCTGTTTCGTGCGTTGCTCGATCGCTTGTCCGGGCTGGCTCTTCCCTGCCCGACCTTGCGCTGGTACCTCGAACGTCATATTGCCCTCGACGGAGATAGCCATGGGACTTTAGCGGAAACAATGGTGTTCACCCTCGCTGGAACCGACCCGGCTGTGCATCAACGGGTCCAGGCCGTGCGGGAGCAGGTGCTTGCCGACCGGACTGCGTTTTGGGATGCGATCGAGACCAGGCTTCGGGAGATGTCTCAGTTCAATCGATCCGGCGGCGAACATTCACAGATGTTCAGTTTTCGATTGATGGAATTCCAGACACCTTAAGGGCTCAAGCAGAAGCGGATGCTCAGCACTCACCCATAGAAAAAATACTAACCTGCGGAAAAATTGCTTGTCACACCGCTGTTGTGGAGGGATCTGTGATTGAAGGGCATGTGCCCGCTTCTGCGATCCAGCGGATGTTGATGGAGCGGCCCAATATCCGTGTTAGCAGGCTACGGACTAGTTAAGAGAGACTTACGAGCAACCCTCTCTCATTGCGATGATCTCAAGAGCATCACCGCACCTGACACTGTGACGATGACGGTCAGCGCACCCAAGAGCATTGGATAGACAGGCTGAAGGTTCAGAACGCCAAAGTTCCCGGTGTGGATCTTGAGCAGCCAGAAGGCATCAATTTCTTGCTCCAAGAGCAAGCTGTAAAGAGATCCCGTGCCGGCGGTGATCAGCAACGGGAGAGCAGCAATCGGGACCAGCCAACGGTGAATCTTGCGTGCTCGCCTTGTCAGCTGTCGTTGGCTCATTGCTTACGAAGTTGACGGTGGAGTTCCTGCTCATCCGCGCACGGCATCCACTTCCCGTTGTTCTGATGCACCGACATGCAACCAATCTCGCCGGCACGTTGTTGCGCGTCAGCTTTGGATTGGTAGATGCCTTTGCTATGTCCCAGACTTGCCATGGGATAGAGAGCGAACGCAGCGGCGACTGCGAATGGGATTGAGACCCAGCCCATCACCCTTGTTGTGAAAGGAATGAACATGGTGGCTTTCATAACGCAAAGAGGCCATCAAATTTGTAGTAGTCAGACTTATTCATGCCTTCGCTTTGCAACATTTTGCGGAGATCAATGATTTCTTTGCGCTGGGCGACGATGATCTCGCGCGCAAGACGAAGAATGGTGGGGTTGGTTGAGTTTTTGCGTGCTTCATGGGCCATCTGAAGGGCCCCGCCATGGTGTTCAATCATTCCCTCTAGGAACCACTGCACCCTGTTTTCGCGTGTCGGCTTCGTTCCCGACATTCGCATTCCGGCAATCACCTCAGGACTCATGCGCACGAGGTCTGCCATGGAGTTGGGGTCGCCATCGGGGCGCAATGCCACGGGGTACACGGGAGCATCGGGATACTAGGCCTTGCGCCATTCGCGCATCGCTTTGATCTCACGGGCCTGCTCGTCCCAAATGCTGTTCGCCAGGGCCCCCACCCCAGGGGCGCCGATGTTGAAGACGTCTTCACTCATCCGCAACGCCCCGGTGTGGTGCTCGACCATGCCGTCGATGAAGCGCAGGTCGTAGGTGCTGCCTGCGGGCCCCATTCCATGAGCATGGTGATGATGCGTGCCGGAATGCGTGGGTGCTGGGTCTTTTGTGCGTTCAGGCTGTGCGTGATGCATCCCGTGCCCATGATGCCCGTGGTGATGGTCCATCTGGGCGAATACGACTTGAGGGGGAAGAGCCGAGATTGCAATCAGGGCAAGGGCAAGACGCAGCACCGGTTGAAGACGTAGAGGTTGATCGTTTTTACAAAATTTGAGCCTGGATTGCTCCTTGATTCTTGGACCTGGTGCTGTGGAATCCAGGGTGCGCTGGAGGTTTGCCAATGAATAGACGTGCCGATTAGTCCTGGGGTTTCTGGCCGCTGTTGGCACCGAGTTCTCAGTTGTTTTAACTGTCTAATGAGCATGTCCATGAGTTGTCCCTGAAATTTTGTGCAACTGGGCCGGATGGTGTGCAACTACATCCTTCGCCTTCGCTGGCTGATGCTGTGTTCTTCCGTTGTGACGTTGTTCGGGTGAGGTGTCCAAGGTTGTTGTTTCAGGGTTTTTTGATCTCACTGTGCAGTTCTGAATGTGATGTGTGTGGGCCGCAGGTCAATGTTCTTCAACAACTGAGTGAAGGGTTGAATGTCTCAGACTGCATCAGTCAACCCGGATGGCAGCGGTGAGCTTGCTCACGGCGTTCCATGCCGGATTGACATTGGCTGTGGTCATAGCGGTGTGTTGACGACCAATCTCAACTCGTGCATCGCCCTGGTTCTGAAGCCATGACACGCAGCTGAGAGATCAGCAGATCGCTTGAGTGCTCCGCCGGTCATTAACGAACGCGACGGCTGGTTCGAAAACGACGGCGTCGGGCGGATCGGTCTTGGCTTGCTCTTCTAGGGAGTTGGAGCTGGTGGTCAGCCCAGTCCATCGTGAGGGCTTCGATCAGGGTGTCACGGTCACCAAATAGCCGAAGCATGGCGTTCGCACTTGAGATTGGATCTCAATAGAGCATGATTGCCGTAATTTTGCAAGTGATTCTCAATAGCGTTAAGTCTCCTGAAGAGTCCGGCTGATCAGTCGTGCGCCCAGGTGCTAACGAGCGCGCAACGACACTTTTGACCAACATGCGGCAAGTCTGACCAGTCCGATGATGCGCTCGGGAATGCTCAAAGCCCTCGGACCGGGAATTTTGCTGGCGGCGGCATCGATCGGTGGTTCCCATCTGGTCGCCTCAACCCAGGCGGGAGCTCTTTACGGGTTGGGTCTGCTCGGGTTGCTGCTTCTCGCCAACCTTTTCAAATACCCTTTTTTGTTGATCGGAAGCCGTTTCACCGCAGTAACCGGTCGCAGTCTTCTGGAGGGCTATCAGCACCAGAGTCCATGGTTTCTGCCCCTCTACCTGCTGATCACCCTCAGTACGGGTGTGGCCAACATTGCAGCTGTTAGCTCCTTGGCTGGCAGCTTGGCGACTGCGGTGGCTCCCGGATCACCGCAGGCTCTTGGATTGCTGGTACTGGCGATCAGCCTGGTGGTGTTGCTGTTGGGGCAATACCGCAGCCTGGATCGGCTCAGTAAGGCAGTCGTCGCGCTACTGGTTTTGTGCACCCTCATGGCAGCTGTCGCGACATTGATCCGTGGCCCAGCCGCTGGTTTTGCCGTGATGTTCACCCCCAGTCCCTGGACCTGGGGGTCGTTGCCTTTTCTGGTTGCTTTGTTGGGGTGGATGCCATGCCCGCTGGATCTCTCCGCCTGGACATCGCTTTGGATTTATGCCCGAGAACAGGATTCAGGCCACAAGAGCAGCCGCACTGAAGTGGAGGCTGATTTCAACATCGGCTATGCCGCGACGGTATTGATGGCAGTGTTGTTTCTGGTGCTGGGAGCTTGGGTGATGCATGGCACCGGGACGGAGTTTTCCCAGGCTGGAGCAGCTTTCTCCCAGCAGCTCATCGAGCTTTACACCGCCAGCTTGGGAGCTTGGGCTTATCTCTTGATTGCACTGGCTGCACTGATGACGATGTTCAGCACAGTGCTTACCTGCCTTGATGGCTACCCGCGCTCGGCGTCTGCCTCGGTTCGTTTGCTGCGAGGTCATCGCGGTATGGCGGTGCTGAACACCAACAACCAGCGTCTTTGGATGCTGCTGCATTTCGCATTGGCCTGCGCTGTGCTGCTGTGGTGGTCCGGTTCGATGGGGGCTCTGGTCACCTTGGCGATGTGGGTGTCGTTTGTGACCACACCGGTTTTGGCATGGATGAATTGGCGGGTGATGCAGAGCCGTCAAGTTGCCCCTCAAGATCGCTTTGGCCCGGCCATGAGCCGTTTGGCTGCGATCAGCCTCGGTGTGTTGAGCCTGTTTGTTGTCCTTTTCGGAATCAGCCTTGTTTGAGGTGCAGAAGCGCGTTGTTTTCCTTCCATGCGCTTGTTTTCTGTGTACTGGGTGAGTCTGCTTCAGTTCGCGAAACGGTGACAGGGGCCACCACCATTGCGGGGGGGTGTCGCGTCTTCGTTGCGGCGTTCCCCCCCGCCTCTTTGGTGAAAAGTGGCTTTCTCCTGTCAGTTCTCTAGCAACCGCGTCGGGAGCTAAGGCATGAGAACAGGTTTGATCAGCACAAATATTTCTGAAAGTCTGAGGTTGCGAGGGAGAGCGCTTGGTGGTGGCTCCCAACAGATCAGGCCAACTTCTAAACGAAGCGCAGAACAGACCGGAGTCGAATTCAAATCTTCAATACCCCAAGGGTTTATGTATCAATGCCTTTGTGGTCATCGAATGGGTCATTCGCGCAATGCGATCGAGGCATGTCACCGATGCAGCAACCGGCGTGGCGTGTGGTTCTGTTTTGCGCCGGGTTCGCTGATTGCCCCTGGTCTGATCAATTCCTCTGCAGAATCACTGCACTGATGGGGAGCGTGGTGGCTGGAGCTGGTGTGAATCCTGCTGATCAACGCTGGGGTTTCTGGCCGCTGCTGCCACTTAGTTCCTGGCTCTTGGAAGAGCTCCGAAGGGCTTGTCCTTGAGTTGTCACTGGAATTTTGTGCAACTGGGCTTGATGGTGTGCAACTGAGGCCTAATCACACAGCTCCGGCCTATAAAACAGAAGCTCACTGAGCGCTACGAAATCAATGGTGGTGCTCCTGTGCTGGCAGCTATGCCTTTGGCTGCAAGGGTGCCCGAAATTGGGTGTGCACTAAAACGTGCCCTAAATCAATTCGTCCCACTCCGCTGGGTAGAGCCTTGTCTTGGTTGCGGTTAGGCCAGGCGTGTCCTCTACGAGGTGCTGGGCTTCCCACATGCCTTTGACTACGCGGCATACGCCTTCGTCGTCGCAGACCCGATAGTACTCAAGGCCACTTGGAGTGTTGGTGAGTTTGGTTGGTCCCATTTCATCTTTTCCTGTTGCTCTAAGAGCTAGGCGATAAATCGAGTCCTGCCTGAGCAAGGAGAGACAAAACGTTCAGCTCGTCACAAAACCTTGGGTGGCTTAACGATGCGGGTTGCGACAGGTAAAGCTGCTCGCTTTAGCGAGGGTCAACCGCACTTCAATCGTCGGTTTTGCTCATTGCAGTTCACTAGTACTATTGCCTACCTGTTGGGGCGCGACGAGAGAAGTGGATGTCGGTTGATCATTCGGTCGTCACAGCACGGCCTGACCGCGACCCACTGTTCCTGCACGTCAAAGCAGGAATGACAGTGATCGTTGAAGACAACGGTGACTGGTGGATGGCTGACGTGATTCTCGTCATTGGCAGCGTCAGAAACCCAAAACTTCCAAGATTTTTCCAGGTAGCAGACGTGGAAACACGTGTTGTCCGTTGGATCAACGCTGATCTGGTGACTCATATCGTCCCCAGGATTCACGAACCAGTGGCGGCCTAACTATCCCCACTTAGGGGTATTGGCACACACCAAAGGAGAAGAGATTGAACAAGTCGAAGGAGCGCTGGCTAGCTCTTACGACCATCGCGTGAATGCCCTGGTCCTGATTCACCCTGGGCTTTCCTCTGCGTCGAGAAGGGAACCCTGGAGCCGTCACACTTCAGGGTTTTCTTTTGTCCCCTTGAAGGGGTATTGGCATGTGTGAAATATGAGTTGAGTGATCTCATCAGCGGAGGTCAAGGCTTCTTCTGCTGGTCAGCGAGCGAGAGCCCTGGACCTGAGACGACAGGGCTTTTCTCGAGAAGGGAACCCTGGAGCCGACGATCTCCAGGGTTTTCTTTAGTCCCCATGAAGGGGTATCAAAAGGCTTGTGCCGGATGGGAGATTGCAACAATCGAGGCAGGAGGGCTTTATGGCTCAGTCCGTCAATCAGCAAACGTGTATCGGTAGAACTTGCTTGAAGTGGTCGGCTGACGGCTCATTGTCGGAGCACGATC belongs to Synechococcus sp. WH 7805 and includes:
- a CDS encoding nuclear transport factor 2 family protein codes for the protein MSGKPPFPPFTLETARQKARMAENAWNSKDPEKVSLAYTEDSVWRNRSEFIHGRAEILAFLQRKWAKELDYKLIKEVWACSDNRIAVRFQYEWHDAEGQWFRAHGNENWEFAENGLMRRREASINDVPIGDGDRLFTWGGGPRPDDFPGLTELGL
- a CDS encoding DUF3050 domain-containing protein; the encoded protein is MELQSHPLPQAIDSMAGLRLFMEHHVFAVWDFMQLLKALQQHLAPSGVPWTPPSHPQLAGLINSLVAEEECDLLPNSLGGPLYLSHFAIYRKAMEEIGADTTVIDAMLQQASSGDWPRALRQVGIPEPAARFLCTTQALIASGEVHALAAAFAYGRELLVPDLFRALLDRLSGLALPCPTLRWYLERHIALDGDSHGTLAETMVFTLAGTDPAVHQRVQAVREQVLADRTAFWDAIETRLREMSQFNRSGGEHSQMFSFRLMEFQTP
- a CDS encoding DUF3721 domain-containing protein yields the protein MKATMFIPFTTRVMGWVSIPFAVAAAFALYPMASLGHSKGIYQSKADAQQRAGEIGCMSVHQNNGKWMPCADEQELHRQLRKQ
- a CDS encoding NRAMP family divalent metal transporter, with amino-acid sequence MMRSGMLKALGPGILLAAASIGGSHLVASTQAGALYGLGLLGLLLLANLFKYPFLLIGSRFTAVTGRSLLEGYQHQSPWFLPLYLLITLSTGVANIAAVSSLAGSLATAVAPGSPQALGLLVLAISLVVLLLGQYRSLDRLSKAVVALLVLCTLMAAVATLIRGPAAGFAVMFTPSPWTWGSLPFLVALLGWMPCPLDLSAWTSLWIYAREQDSGHKSSRTEVEADFNIGYAATVLMAVLFLVLGAWVMHGTGTEFSQAGAAFSQQLIELYTASLGAWAYLLIALAALMTMFSTVLTCLDGYPRSASASVRLLRGHRGMAVLNTNNQRLWMLLHFALACAVLLWWSGSMGALVTLAMWVSFVTTPVLAWMNWRVMQSRQVAPQDRFGPAMSRLAAISLGVLSLFVVLFGISLV
- a CDS encoding DUF3104 domain-containing protein, whose translation is MSVDHSVVTARPDRDPLFLHVKAGMTVIVEDNGDWWMADVILVIGSVRNPKLPRFFQVADVETRVVRWINADLVTHIVPRIHEPVAA